In Phlebotomus papatasi isolate M1 chromosome 1, Ppap_2.1, whole genome shotgun sequence, the following proteins share a genomic window:
- the LOC129809193 gene encoding cytochrome c oxidase assembly protein COX15 homolog has product MQSLLIRSSSSLFSRSLLYCTRPTVRNGGFTRNFNSQMFSKQPTFQRFSFTRLPQLIVLRRAASLPEKSSRASKSVGYWLLGCSGMVFVAVILGGVTRLTESGLSMVSWKLLGEKRPRNDEEWAAEFEKYQQFPEFKIKNSNMTLAEFKFIWYMEYIHRTWGRAIGAFYALPAIYFWTRGHFSKAMKARVLAFGALIGIQGLMGWYMVKSGLEDRFHGESDVPRVSQYRLATHLSFAFILYTLFLWSALDHLVPAQKLAGAVTQGAIKFRRLAHVTKGMVFLTALSGAFVAGLDAGLVYNSFPKMADRWIPSDILAFSPTLRNFTENPTTVQFDHRILGISTLSLISGLYVLSRKRILPPRAHTAVAAVAMMGWLQVLLGITTLITHVPVALAASHQSGSLILLSLAVWLTHELKFVKKLPK; this is encoded by the exons ATGCAATCCCTGTTAATTCGATCCTCCTCTAGTCTATTTTCACGTAGTTTACTTTACTGCACACGCCCGACTGTCCGGAATGGAGGTTTTACCAGAAATTTCAATTCACAGATGTTTTCAAAACAACCTACTTTCCAG AGATTTTCCTTTACACGTCTCCCCCAACTAATAGTATTACGTAGAGCAGCCAGTCTTCCGGAAAAATCCAGCAGAGCCAGCAAGAGTGTCGGCTACTGGCTCCTTGGATGCAGCGGAATGGTGTTTGTAGCTGTGATTCTAG GCGGCGTCACGAGACTCACAGAATCGGGCTTGTCGATGGTATCATGGAAACTTCTGGGTGAAAAAAGACCCCGAAATGATGAAGAATGGGCAGCTGAATTTGAAAAGTACCAACAGTTTCCTGAATTCAAGAT aaagaATTCCAACATGACTCTGGCAGAGTTCAAATTCATCTGGTACATGGAATATATACATCGGACATGGGGTAGAGCCATTGGAGCCTTCTATGCCCTTCCTGCAATCTATTTCTGGACTCGTGGGCATTTTTCAAAGGCCATGAAGGCCCGTGTTCTCGCCTTTGGGGCTCTGATTGGTATCCAGGGTCTTATGGGATGGTATATGGTGAAATCTGGACTAGAGGACAGGTTCCATGGAGAATCGGATGTACCACGAGTGTCTCAGTATCGGTTAGCTACTCATCTTTCATTTGCTTTTATTCTGTACACTCTGTTCCTATGGTCAGCCCTGGATCACCTCGTGCCTGCCCAGAAACTAGCTGGAGCTGTAACACAGGGGGCTATTAAATTCCGTCGACTGGCTCACGTCACTAAAGGCATGGTGTTCTTAACAGCACTCTCTGGGGCTTTTGTAGCTGGTCTCGATGCTGGACTTGTATACAATTCTTTCCCAAAAATGGCAGATCGATGGATCCCATCAGACATCCTTGCATTTTCTCCTACTTTACGCAATTTTACTGAAAATCCCACAACTGTTCAGTTTGATCATCGAATCCTGGGAATTTCTACACTCTCCCTAATTTCTGGACTTTACGTGCTCTCCCGCAAAAGAATCCTGCCACCAAGAGCTCATACAGCGGTGGCTGCTGTAGCCATGATGGGATGGCTTCAAGTCCTTTTGGGGATCACAACTCTAATTACCCATGTGCCTGTGGCTTTAGCTGCCAGTCATCAATCTGGCTCCTTGATCCTCCTCTCATTGGCCGTATGGTTAACCCATGAgctaaaatttgtgaaaaaactcccaaagtgA